A section of the Gloeobacter violaceus PCC 7421 genome encodes:
- a CDS encoding sensor histidine kinase codes for MKVSLSPVLAASQAAAGSTPPSSQLHSLCQLQAEHLAMAHALVCVLIAYYDPHTGTQRRVTHTAQGPQGLPREALAAIAGEEWSTGSLPVATVSAIEIANLPGCVYICPLVQREPHPEFQLIVSGQPLDAARKQALEQAAALFTRHLELYQRCTRQQSEIQLLEQVVQRTGHQLRNPLALIGLYAENLCLGLEEGSTREQAQIIRETVKELNANLTELVYCGQGARLRMGFQDLRALMAQSVEAIGPWLERKCLRVRYPDSSLLFACDRLQMKQVFDNLLSNAVHFSPEGGTITCHWRSFQNEVLIEIADQGPGLSAQDLQHVFTPFYSRRPGGTGLGLAIAKKIVLDHQGSLWVQNLPTGGAQFSLGLPRGIH; via the coding sequence ATGAAGGTCTCACTCTCCCCCGTGCTCGCCGCTTCCCAGGCAGCCGCCGGTTCCACCCCCCCCTCCTCCCAGTTGCACAGCCTCTGCCAGTTGCAGGCGGAGCATCTGGCAATGGCCCACGCTCTGGTATGCGTCTTGATCGCTTACTACGATCCGCACACCGGCACCCAGCGGCGCGTCACCCACACCGCCCAGGGTCCGCAGGGACTGCCGCGCGAGGCGCTCGCGGCCATCGCCGGGGAAGAATGGTCGACAGGGTCATTGCCGGTCGCTACCGTCAGCGCCATCGAGATCGCCAATCTGCCGGGCTGTGTCTATATTTGTCCGCTGGTACAGCGCGAACCACACCCCGAATTTCAGCTCATCGTCAGTGGACAGCCCCTGGACGCCGCCCGCAAACAGGCGCTCGAGCAGGCCGCCGCGCTATTTACCCGCCACCTGGAGCTGTACCAGCGCTGCACCCGCCAGCAATCGGAAATTCAATTGTTGGAGCAGGTCGTCCAGCGCACCGGCCACCAGTTGCGCAATCCCCTGGCCCTGATCGGTCTGTACGCGGAGAATCTCTGTTTGGGCCTGGAGGAAGGCTCAACCCGCGAGCAGGCCCAGATTATCCGCGAGACGGTCAAAGAGCTGAACGCCAATCTGACTGAACTAGTCTATTGCGGCCAGGGAGCGCGTCTGCGCATGGGCTTTCAAGATCTGCGCGCCTTGATGGCCCAGAGCGTCGAGGCCATCGGCCCGTGGCTTGAGCGCAAGTGCCTGCGGGTGCGCTACCCCGACAGTTCACTGTTGTTTGCCTGCGACCGGCTGCAGATGAAGCAGGTTTTCGACAATCTGCTGAGCAACGCCGTGCACTTCAGCCCCGAGGGCGGCACGATCACCTGCCACTGGCGCTCGTTTCAAAACGAGGTGCTCATCGAGATTGCCGATCAAGGCCCAGGACTTTCAGCGCAAGATCTCCAGCACGTGTTCACCCCGTTCTATTCGCGCCGCCCCGGCGGCACCGGGTTGGGGCTCGCCATCGCCAAAAAGATCGTCCTGGATCACCAGGGCAGCCTCTGGGTGCAAAATCTACCCACCGGCGGCGCCCAATTTTCCCTAGGTCTCCCTCGCGGCATCCATTGA
- a CDS encoding Pvc16 family protein — MITALSQTLAEILAGGTSLTSTEQIDFAPPGERQAKSGQQGLNVYFYDLRENGHVPHSGRQVDRRYVDERPMASVGWLPIWFDASFLITAWDRTALGEHHLLSEALSLLLRHRALREDLLAPALRGFGNLTMTVCAVRPLDIATLWLALGAPLRPALMVTITAPVNPNAAAPVPLVWERITRLRSATADGHADAVRTKRVSVAGVVKSAATTEPLVAARVVISGTQKAATSNQEGLFYFDNLSLGHYVLELDCPGFHTQRCNVLVDSQSYTFKEILLTPS, encoded by the coding sequence ATGATCACTGCCCTGAGTCAGACCTTGGCCGAAATTCTGGCAGGGGGGACGTCCCTCACCAGTACCGAGCAGATCGACTTTGCCCCGCCCGGCGAGCGGCAGGCAAAGTCGGGTCAGCAGGGCCTCAACGTCTACTTCTACGACCTGCGCGAGAACGGTCACGTCCCCCACTCCGGCCGCCAGGTCGATCGCCGCTATGTCGACGAACGGCCGATGGCCTCGGTGGGATGGCTGCCCATCTGGTTCGACGCTTCCTTTCTCATCACCGCCTGGGATCGCACCGCCCTGGGGGAACACCATCTGCTCTCCGAAGCGCTCAGCCTGCTGTTGCGCCACCGGGCGCTGCGCGAGGACTTGCTCGCGCCGGCTTTGCGGGGCTTCGGCAACCTGACGATGACGGTCTGCGCGGTGCGTCCCCTCGACATTGCTACGCTCTGGCTGGCGTTGGGGGCGCCCCTGCGCCCGGCGTTGATGGTCACGATCACCGCCCCGGTCAACCCGAACGCCGCGGCCCCGGTGCCGCTGGTGTGGGAGCGGATCACCCGCTTGCGCTCGGCGACCGCCGACGGACACGCCGACGCCGTGCGCACCAAGCGGGTGAGTGTCGCCGGGGTGGTCAAAAGTGCTGCCACCACCGAACCGCTGGTCGCCGCCCGGGTGGTGATCTCAGGCACCCAGAAGGCGGCCACGAGCAACCAGGAGGGATTGTTCTACTTCGACAATCTCTCGCTGGGCCATTACGTCCTGGAGTTGGATTGCCCCGGCTTTCACACCCAACGGTGCAACGTGCTGGTGGACTCCCAAAGCTACACCTTCAAGGAGATTCTTCTGACTCCGAGCTAG
- a CDS encoding phage tail sheath family protein, translating into MPRLDYFAPGVYIEEIDRGSRPIEGVATAVAGFVGFTEDVRGGAEPYKPMLVTNWTQFIGYFARPGSDGFTDFGAYLPFAVYGWFQNGGGRCWITSIGTQLPGPKPGTPQPMSETGLAVQSRGNRPSLRLSLKSEAAQQGSVTVQIADSGPRALPDGSEGEQPVNTGEYFTVTVRRGDQILERFDNLTMDRDPQTQVATYVATALQTSQFIALEDLAQTGRPLARRPGNGQYELSPPLVASTIDRFARDVEGLRDERTGVRGIFEIDEITMIACPDLMRAYEANLLDLEQVHGIMEMMISMCEGSANGDVPNPPNRMVVLDPPPDRVKPQEVVQWLAAFNRRSMFAALYYPWVKVANPRNGGRPILVPPSGHIMGVWARTDEARGVYKAPANEVPRGIIGLGYDTNFREQELLNPLGINCIRSFPNRGIRIWGARTLVEPDKTEWRYISVRRLISYIEKSIELGTQWAVFEPNDQDLWMRVKRTISNFLERIWREGALFGATPQQAFYVKCDEELNTPETMVLGRLYIEVGVSPVRPAEFIVFRIAQWNGSEDEDIV; encoded by the coding sequence ATGCCTAGACTGGATTACTTCGCCCCCGGTGTATACATCGAGGAAATCGACCGCGGTAGCCGCCCGATCGAAGGCGTGGCCACGGCGGTGGCGGGTTTTGTCGGCTTCACCGAGGATGTACGCGGCGGCGCTGAGCCGTACAAGCCGATGCTGGTGACCAACTGGACCCAGTTCATCGGCTACTTCGCCCGCCCCGGCTCCGACGGGTTTACCGATTTTGGCGCCTATCTGCCCTTCGCCGTCTATGGCTGGTTCCAGAATGGCGGCGGTCGCTGCTGGATTACGAGCATCGGCACCCAACTGCCCGGCCCCAAGCCCGGCACGCCCCAACCGATGAGCGAGACCGGCCTGGCCGTCCAAAGCCGCGGCAACCGTCCGTCGCTGCGCCTCAGCCTCAAGAGCGAGGCGGCCCAGCAAGGTTCGGTGACCGTGCAGATTGCCGACAGCGGCCCGCGCGCCCTGCCCGACGGCAGCGAAGGCGAGCAGCCGGTCAACACGGGGGAATACTTCACCGTCACCGTCCGCCGGGGCGACCAGATCCTCGAGCGCTTCGACAACCTGACGATGGACCGTGACCCCCAGACCCAGGTGGCGACCTACGTCGCGACCGCCCTGCAGACTTCGCAGTTTATCGCCCTCGAAGATCTGGCCCAGACCGGCCGACCCCTGGCCCGCCGCCCGGGTAACGGCCAGTACGAACTGAGCCCGCCTCTGGTCGCCTCCACAATCGACCGCTTCGCCCGCGATGTCGAGGGTCTGCGCGACGAGCGCACCGGCGTGCGCGGTATCTTCGAAATCGACGAAATCACGATGATCGCCTGCCCGGACCTGATGCGCGCCTACGAGGCCAACCTGCTGGATCTCGAACAGGTGCACGGGATCATGGAAATGATGATCAGCATGTGCGAAGGGTCCGCCAACGGCGATGTGCCCAACCCGCCCAACCGCATGGTGGTGCTCGATCCGCCCCCGGACCGCGTCAAACCGCAGGAAGTGGTCCAGTGGCTCGCCGCCTTCAACCGCCGCTCGATGTTCGCCGCTTTGTATTATCCGTGGGTGAAGGTGGCCAACCCGAGAAACGGCGGCCGGCCCATCCTGGTGCCGCCCTCCGGCCACATCATGGGGGTGTGGGCGCGCACCGACGAGGCGCGCGGCGTCTACAAGGCTCCCGCCAACGAGGTGCCGCGGGGCATCATCGGCCTGGGTTATGACACCAACTTCCGCGAGCAGGAGCTGCTCAACCCGCTGGGGATCAACTGCATCCGCAGTTTTCCGAACCGCGGCATCCGCATCTGGGGTGCGAGAACCCTCGTCGAGCCCGACAAGACCGAATGGCGCTACATCAGCGTCCGTCGCCTGATTAGCTATATCGAGAAGTCGATCGAATTGGGCACGCAGTGGGCGGTCTTCGAGCCGAACGATCAGGACCTCTGGATGCGCGTCAAGCGGACGATCTCCAACTTCCTGGAGCGCATCTGGCGCGAGGGGGCGCTCTTTGGCGCCACGCCCCAGCAGGCGTTCTATGTCAAGTGCGACGAAGAGCTCAATACCCCTGAGACGATGGTGTTGGGCCGCCTGTACATCGAAGTGGGCGTCAGCCCCGTGCGGCCGGCGGAATTTATCGTCTTCCGCATCGCCCAGTGGAACGGCTCGGAGGACGAAGACATCGTCTAG
- a CDS encoding phage tail protein translates to MPGEFLTSCKFYFEADGITDKMISEIRGLVAQSPVGGAESVHGSSKSGAKARQVSPTTEKFTHVIAKLVATNDVDLYQWYELCNKNDAGGSSWKLNRKSASVTAYDQGGTMQARWEIINCYPCKYGGPDFGANSPQMATETIELVHEGIKRVL, encoded by the coding sequence ATGCCTGGAGAGTTTCTTACATCCTGCAAGTTTTACTTCGAAGCCGACGGGATCACCGACAAGATGATCAGCGAAATCCGCGGCCTGGTGGCCCAGTCGCCCGTGGGCGGCGCCGAGTCGGTGCACGGTTCGAGCAAAAGCGGGGCCAAGGCCCGCCAGGTCAGCCCGACCACCGAAAAGTTCACCCACGTGATCGCCAAGCTGGTTGCCACCAACGACGTCGATCTCTACCAGTGGTACGAACTGTGCAACAAAAACGACGCGGGCGGCTCCTCCTGGAAGCTCAACCGCAAGTCCGCCTCGGTGACCGCCTACGACCAGGGCGGCACGATGCAGGCGCGCTGGGAAATCATCAACTGCTACCCCTGCAAGTACGGCGGCCCGGATTTTGGCGCCAACTCCCCGCAGATGGCCACCGAGACCATCGAACTGGTCCACGAAGGCATCAAGCGCGTCCTGTAA
- a CDS encoding phage tail protein, translating into MVAPEKEYLVATHYYFSAESIEDRAILAVSNINAASPIAGKNEPIGAKKSGMHVRQATPTRQTFQNMKVKLVMNQDNAIQKWYRDCNKQHTSTGNTWKENRKLCWIAGFTQDGTEVVRYELVNTYPVSYVGPMFGAASGEMAVETVDLQFEEMNTIGRELGDL; encoded by the coding sequence ATGGTCGCCCCGGAAAAAGAGTATCTAGTAGCCACACACTACTACTTCTCCGCGGAGAGCATCGAGGATCGGGCGATTTTGGCGGTCAGCAACATCAACGCCGCAAGTCCCATCGCCGGCAAAAACGAACCGATCGGTGCCAAGAAAAGCGGTATGCACGTCCGCCAGGCCACCCCGACCCGCCAGACCTTTCAGAATATGAAAGTAAAGCTGGTCATGAACCAGGACAACGCCATCCAGAAGTGGTACCGCGACTGCAACAAGCAGCACACCAGCACCGGCAACACCTGGAAGGAAAACCGCAAACTCTGTTGGATCGCCGGTTTCACCCAGGACGGCACCGAGGTGGTGCGCTACGAACTGGTCAACACCTACCCGGTCTCCTACGTCGGCCCGATGTTCGGGGCGGCCAGCGGCGAGATGGCGGTGGAGACGGTCGATTTGCAGTTCGAGGAGATGAACACGATCGGCCGCGAACTGGGCGATCTCTAG
- a CDS encoding phage tail protein, whose amino-acid sequence MAAPSYEFLTACRFYLELILDGSTEADAIFLECRGIRAKQPVVDIYEATPQRWGVAKHGLVVGTKMPGNTQRTTLILRRGMSSSIVLWNWFYAVEQGGWAAQRRAGSLTMYTQSGDPTARFDFDGAWPTSFGPASGKFSYIETNRPGLDASSGDFALEEVELAVEEFKRVM is encoded by the coding sequence ATGGCCGCGCCGAGCTATGAGTTTCTGACCGCCTGCCGGTTCTATCTGGAGCTGATTCTCGACGGCAGCACCGAGGCGGACGCGATTTTTCTTGAATGCCGGGGTATCCGGGCCAAGCAGCCGGTGGTGGATATCTACGAGGCGACGCCCCAGCGCTGGGGGGTAGCCAAGCATGGGCTGGTGGTCGGCACCAAAATGCCGGGCAACACCCAGCGCACCACCTTGATCCTCCGCCGGGGGATGTCGAGTTCGATTGTCCTGTGGAACTGGTTTTATGCCGTCGAGCAAGGGGGATGGGCGGCCCAGCGGCGCGCGGGGTCGCTGACGATGTACACTCAATCCGGAGACCCGACCGCGCGCTTCGACTTCGATGGGGCCTGGCCGACCAGTTTCGGCCCGGCCTCGGGCAAGTTTTCCTACATCGAAACCAACCGTCCGGGTCTCGATGCTTCGAGCGGCGATTTTGCCCTCGAAGAGGTGGAACTGGCGGTCGAAGAATTCAAACGGGTGATGTGA